One Deltaproteobacteria bacterium DNA segment encodes these proteins:
- a CDS encoding NifB/NifX family molybdenum-iron cluster-binding protein: MKIAISAKGKTLSAEIDPRFGRAAFFILVNPETMHYAVVENKQNLHLPQGAGIQAAQIIVESGANILLTGNCGPKAFQVLKATGIKVAVGISGTLMDAVTQFKQDKINYAETPNVEGHWG, translated from the coding sequence ATGAAAATAGCCATTAGTGCCAAGGGGAAAACCCTGTCGGCGGAGATCGACCCTCGTTTTGGACGGGCGGCCTTTTTTATCCTGGTCAATCCGGAAACGATGCATTATGCGGTTGTAGAAAATAAACAGAACCTGCATTTGCCTCAAGGGGCCGGAATTCAGGCCGCTCAGATTATTGTGGAAAGCGGAGCGAATATCCTCTTGACCGGCAACTGCGGCCCCAAAGCTTTCCAGGTATTGAAGGCCACCGGGATTAAGGTGGCGGTGGGAATATCTGGAACGCTTATGGATGCCGTTACCCAGTTTAAACAAGACAAGATTAATTATGCCGAAACACCTAATGTGGAAGGACATTGGGGATAA